One segment of Pyrococcus sp. ST04 DNA contains the following:
- a CDS encoding type II toxin-antitoxin system VapC family toxin — MPLPPDITFDSSALLKMHSKSRKRLLEITLAKFTVNLSIITLYRYLTARAYLKKNIELEFEVLKDIYTVIPLNEEIIIKASQIEANLLRKGIMLDMEDVLTAATAIYTGSLLITDEPKRYEPIRRFGLDTMPLEKFTKEVELMIEKELI; from the coding sequence ATGCCACTCCCCCCAGACATAACATTTGACAGCTCGGCTTTGCTAAAAATGCATTCGAAAAGTAGAAAGAGACTACTTGAGATAACTCTAGCGAAGTTCACAGTAAACCTATCAATAATTACACTATACAGGTACCTTACCGCCCGTGCATATCTAAAAAAGAATATTGAGCTTGAGTTCGAAGTTTTGAAAGATATTTACACAGTAATCCCCCTGAACGAGGAGATAATAATTAAAGCATCACAAATTGAGGCCAACTTACTGAGAAAGGGAATAATGCTCGACATGGAAGATGTCTTGACAGCAGCAACGGCGATTTATACTGGAAGTCTACTCATAACGGACGAACCCAAGAGGTACGAGCCAATAAGGAGATTTGGATTGGACACCATGCCACTAGAAAAATTCACAAAAGAAGTAGAGTTGATGATAGAAAAAGAACTCATATGA
- the bgaS gene encoding beta-galactosidase BgaS: protein MEFYWGVVQSAFQFEMGDPYRRNIDPRSDWWIWVRDPYNIKNELVSGDLPEEGINNYDLYEIDHRLAKDLGLNAYQLTIEWSRIFPCPTFNVEVSIEQDGYGFIKKVKIKKEHLEQLDEIANKREVEHYLNVLRNLKKLGFTTFVTLNHQTNPIWIHDPIEVRANIDKAKAKGWVDEKTIIEFSKFVAYVAWKFDKYVDFWATFDEPMVTAELGYLAPYVGWPPGILNPKAAKKVILNQVVAHARAYDSIKKFSDKPVGIILNIIPTYPLNPRDPRHVRAAENYDLFHNRLFLEAVNRGRLDIDISGEYIKVPHIKRNDWIGNNYYTREVVRYIEPKYEELPLVTFVGVEGYGYSGNPNSVSPDNNPTSDFGWEVFPQGLYDSTAEAYEYNKNVFITENGIADSKDILRPRYIIDHVKEVKRLIENGIKVGGYFHWALTDNYEWAMGFKIRFGLYEVDLITKERIPRRKSVETYKKVVEEGIE from the coding sequence ATGGAATTCTACTGGGGAGTCGTTCAGTCCGCGTTTCAGTTTGAAATGGGGGATCCATATAGGAGGAATATTGACCCTAGAAGCGATTGGTGGATATGGGTTCGTGATCCCTATAACATAAAGAACGAGTTAGTGAGTGGCGATCTTCCCGAAGAAGGAATAAATAACTACGATCTCTATGAAATAGATCACAGACTTGCCAAAGATCTCGGCCTAAACGCCTATCAACTAACAATCGAGTGGAGTAGAATATTCCCATGCCCAACATTTAATGTTGAAGTTAGTATTGAGCAAGACGGATATGGATTTATCAAAAAGGTTAAAATAAAGAAAGAACACCTAGAACAACTCGATGAAATCGCAAACAAGAGAGAAGTTGAACACTATTTAAACGTCCTTAGAAACCTGAAAAAGCTTGGATTCACAACATTTGTAACGTTGAACCATCAAACAAATCCCATCTGGATCCATGACCCAATAGAAGTTAGGGCAAATATAGATAAGGCAAAGGCAAAAGGCTGGGTAGACGAAAAAACTATCATAGAATTCTCAAAATTCGTTGCTTACGTTGCTTGGAAGTTCGATAAATATGTCGACTTCTGGGCAACGTTTGACGAACCAATGGTTACCGCAGAATTAGGTTACCTAGCCCCTTACGTTGGATGGCCTCCAGGAATTTTAAATCCAAAGGCTGCAAAGAAAGTTATCCTAAACCAAGTTGTAGCCCATGCTAGGGCATATGATTCAATAAAGAAGTTCTCAGATAAGCCCGTAGGCATAATACTAAATATAATCCCCACCTATCCATTAAATCCAAGGGATCCAAGACATGTAAGGGCCGCTGAGAATTATGATTTGTTCCACAACAGGCTATTCTTAGAGGCCGTTAACAGGGGAAGGCTTGACATAGACATATCGGGTGAATATATTAAGGTCCCACATATAAAAAGGAACGATTGGATCGGGAATAACTACTACACTAGAGAAGTCGTTAGGTACATTGAACCAAAATATGAAGAATTACCCCTAGTCACGTTCGTTGGAGTCGAGGGATACGGCTACTCTGGAAATCCAAATAGTGTTTCTCCAGATAACAATCCAACAAGTGACTTCGGATGGGAGGTGTTCCCTCAAGGGCTGTACGATTCAACGGCTGAGGCTTATGAATACAACAAGAACGTCTTTATAACGGAGAATGGGATAGCAGACTCCAAGGATATTCTAAGGCCGAGATACATAATTGACCATGTAAAAGAAGTTAAGAGGTTAATAGAGAACGGAATAAAGGTCGGCGGGTACTTCCACTGGGCTCTGACTGACAATTATGAGTGGGCAATGGGGTTTAAGATCAGGTTCGGCCTTTATGAGGTCGACCTAATAACCAAGGAAAGAATCCCGAGAAGGAAGAGTGTTGAAACATACAAAAAGGTTGTTGAGGAGGGGATAGAATGA
- a CDS encoding ABC transporter substrate-binding protein, with protein sequence MKKYLATILVALFFLSTVGVVAAQEELPREQTLYTANSAPPTNANPLAGSNIIPIAGLVFEPLFMLNFMKTELVPWLADYGKWVKPNVFEVKLREGTTWQDGKPLTAEDVKFSFEYYQKVGLKDWSKYGLKEIKVVDDRTVQFIFEGTPNVWAWRNELYSVLILPEHIFKNIDPQKVRTMTFLGDQQKYLVGSGPYKLYKVVQQQKAIFVRNDNWWGAKYFGLPAPKYIVQLYVGSNDQAANMFLKGDLDVGTYYVDIVELKKKNPHIVSWLDRPPYFPPVVPVIMYFNTKHKPLDNPLVRKAIAEAICPAQIVKQGPISDLPDQTPLGNVMKPWKEKIGVSQLINEYGWKYCDPQDAAKLLDEAGIKDTDGDGWREYNGKDLVLTFAACGPCSDWMQAVEIVVNQLKAIGIKVDVKKYDWGTMVSKQQAGEFDLTMHWAGTFKPDPYSVYYDLMYYKSDEEKGGANFGNYYNPEANKLLDELAKTPDEAKQVELLRELTKIWLKDVPAVPLYMGTLFYEANTQYWANWPNEENPYGVPIFWPGFGTWGTALAFLGVRPAKAVGPETVTQTVEKTQTVEKTQTVEKTQTVEKTQTVEKTVTVTQTQTATGGGICGPAAIIALAAVPLLLRRRRR encoded by the coding sequence ATGAAAAAGTACTTAGCCACAATATTGGTGGCTCTGTTCTTCCTTAGTACAGTAGGTGTTGTTGCTGCCCAGGAGGAGCTTCCAAGAGAACAAACCTTGTATACAGCAAACTCAGCACCACCAACAAACGCTAATCCTCTCGCTGGAAGCAACATAATACCAATAGCCGGTCTCGTTTTTGAGCCACTGTTCATGCTCAACTTCATGAAGACCGAGCTTGTTCCATGGCTTGCAGACTATGGAAAGTGGGTTAAGCCAAATGTGTTCGAGGTTAAACTCAGGGAAGGAACAACCTGGCAGGATGGAAAGCCACTTACAGCTGAGGATGTAAAGTTCTCATTCGAATACTACCAGAAGGTTGGTCTCAAGGACTGGTCAAAGTATGGCCTCAAGGAGATAAAGGTTGTTGACGACAGGACGGTTCAGTTCATTTTTGAGGGCACTCCAAACGTTTGGGCCTGGAGAAATGAGCTTTACAGTGTCCTAATTCTACCAGAACACATCTTCAAGAACATCGACCCACAGAAAGTTAGGACAATGACATTCCTTGGTGATCAGCAGAAGTACCTCGTCGGTTCAGGACCATACAAGCTCTACAAGGTTGTGCAGCAACAGAAGGCGATCTTCGTAAGGAACGATAACTGGTGGGGTGCAAAGTACTTCGGCCTCCCAGCTCCCAAGTACATCGTCCAGCTCTATGTCGGTTCAAACGACCAGGCAGCAAACATGTTCCTCAAGGGAGACCTTGACGTCGGTACCTACTATGTTGACATAGTCGAGCTTAAGAAGAAGAACCCACACATTGTCAGCTGGCTTGACAGGCCACCATACTTCCCACCAGTTGTTCCAGTTATAATGTACTTCAACACCAAGCACAAGCCACTTGACAACCCACTCGTAAGGAAGGCAATTGCCGAGGCCATCTGTCCAGCCCAGATCGTCAAGCAAGGACCAATAAGCGACCTCCCAGACCAGACCCCACTTGGAAACGTCATGAAGCCATGGAAGGAGAAGATCGGAGTTAGCCAACTAATTAATGAGTACGGCTGGAAGTACTGTGACCCACAGGATGCTGCAAAGCTCCTTGATGAGGCCGGAATTAAGGATACCGATGGAGATGGCTGGAGAGAGTACAACGGTAAGGATCTCGTTCTAACCTTCGCTGCCTGTGGTCCATGTAGCGACTGGATGCAGGCAGTTGAAATTGTCGTTAACCAGCTCAAAGCTATAGGAATCAAGGTTGATGTCAAGAAGTACGATTGGGGTACAATGGTCAGCAAGCAGCAGGCTGGAGAGTTTGACCTCACAATGCACTGGGCCGGAACCTTCAAGCCTGATCCATACAGCGTCTACTATGACCTAATGTACTACAAGAGTGATGAAGAGAAGGGAGGAGCCAACTTCGGAAACTACTACAACCCAGAGGCCAACAAGCTCTTAGACGAGCTTGCAAAAACACCTGATGAGGCCAAGCAGGTTGAACTCCTCAGAGAGCTAACCAAGATCTGGCTCAAGGACGTTCCTGCAGTTCCACTCTACATGGGTACGCTGTTCTATGAGGCAAACACCCAGTACTGGGCCAACTGGCCAAACGAGGAGAACCCATACGGTGTCCCAATCTTCTGGCCAGGATTCGGTACATGGGGTACAGCACTAGCATTCCTCGGTGTTAGGCCAGCCAAGGCCGTTGGTCCAGAGACGGTGACCCAGACAGTAGAGAAGACCCAGACCGTCGAAAAGACTCAGACAGTCGAGAAGACGCAAACAGTAGAGAAGACCCAGACTGTTGAGAAGACTGTGACTGTTACGCAGACTCAGACTGCTACTGGTGGAGGCATTTGTGGTCCAGCGGCAATAATTGCCCTAGCAGCAGTCCCACTCCTCCTAAGAAGGAGGAGGCGCTGA
- a CDS encoding ABC transporter permease, translated as MGFKDYLKRKIVIYLLTFLFAVTLNWLLPRLMPGNPIEIMINSALGLSPQERQTLLQFYENLYGLNKPLYVQFISFWKSLLTGNLGYSILYRAPVSELIKHALPYDIAILFPAIVLSWIVGNWLGALAGKNKKYDKYVMPLFYFLASIPYFWFAMLLVYVVGVKLEWLPYQGAYSPDLVPSLSIGFIVDFLKHWILPFLSLFIVMIGSWAIGMRNMIIYELEADYVRYLEALGASEKLMTKHAYRNAILPQVTGLALQLGLMVAGAIATEIVFNYPGVGVLLMRAALSQDYFLLQGGFLMIVIAVLVANFVIDIVYALIDPRVRVSYTEG; from the coding sequence ATGGGATTCAAAGACTATCTTAAGAGGAAAATTGTGATTTATCTTCTGACATTTCTGTTTGCCGTTACCCTAAATTGGCTGTTACCAAGGTTAATGCCGGGTAATCCTATTGAAATTATGATAAATTCGGCATTAGGATTATCCCCTCAAGAGAGACAGACTCTGTTACAATTTTATGAGAACCTTTATGGGTTAAATAAGCCACTTTACGTTCAGTTCATAAGCTTTTGGAAGTCCCTATTAACCGGAAACCTCGGATATAGTATCCTTTATAGAGCCCCCGTATCTGAGCTTATTAAGCATGCATTACCATATGACATAGCTATATTATTTCCTGCAATAGTCCTCAGTTGGATAGTGGGTAATTGGCTTGGGGCACTGGCAGGAAAGAACAAGAAATATGACAAATATGTGATGCCCTTGTTCTACTTCCTAGCAAGCATTCCCTACTTTTGGTTTGCCATGTTGCTCGTTTATGTAGTGGGTGTTAAGCTAGAGTGGCTTCCCTATCAAGGTGCTTACAGCCCTGACCTTGTGCCATCATTGAGCATAGGGTTTATAGTAGACTTCCTAAAGCATTGGATACTTCCCTTCCTAAGCCTGTTCATAGTAATGATTGGAAGCTGGGCTATCGGAATGAGGAATATGATAATCTACGAACTCGAGGCTGACTATGTGAGATACTTAGAAGCTCTAGGTGCTAGTGAAAAACTCATGACAAAGCACGCTTACAGGAATGCCATACTCCCACAGGTTACAGGATTGGCTTTACAGTTGGGTCTGATGGTTGCTGGGGCGATTGCGACTGAGATAGTGTTCAATTATCCTGGAGTCGGTGTTCTCCTAATGCGTGCGGCCCTTAGTCAGGACTACTTCCTTCTCCAGGGAGGATTCCTAATGATAGTCATAGCAGTCCTCGTTGCAAACTTCGTGATAGACATAGTCTACGCACTAATCGATCCACGTGTTAGAGTTAGCTACACGGAGGGATGA
- a CDS encoding ABC transporter permease produces MELVKLAFKNNKFKFGFGMLVFFILFGLIGPLFTPFASDGLYYEQVGKIKLASYSTKTLPPMTRENITTYTGKTVEVLHILGTDKEGRDVYTEIVYGLRTSLWIAFLAAIIGTTLGITIGFISGYKGGIVDELLMMFVNIMLVIPSIVLLILVAAYLEARSPAVQALIIGLTNWPWVARSVRAQTLSLKNREFVNLARIVGLSDLRIIFEEIMPNMVSYIFMVGILQISGAILASATLDFIGLGPTTMISLGTILQKAIMHNALQFGWWWWFIPPGLIITLIITALFFINLGMEEVFNPRLRRE; encoded by the coding sequence ATGGAGCTTGTAAAGCTTGCATTCAAGAACAACAAGTTCAAATTTGGATTTGGTATGCTCGTATTTTTCATACTCTTTGGTTTAATAGGACCGCTCTTTACTCCCTTTGCCAGCGATGGATTGTATTATGAACAGGTGGGTAAAATCAAGCTGGCCTCATATTCAACAAAGACTCTTCCCCCAATGACCAGGGAGAACATAACGACATATACGGGAAAAACCGTTGAGGTTCTTCACATACTCGGGACTGACAAGGAGGGTAGGGACGTCTATACTGAAATCGTGTATGGCCTTAGAACATCACTCTGGATAGCCTTCTTGGCGGCAATAATAGGAACAACACTAGGAATTACGATAGGTTTCATCTCCGGTTACAAGGGAGGAATCGTCGATGAGTTGCTGATGATGTTTGTGAACATAATGCTCGTTATACCTTCAATAGTTCTGCTTATCTTGGTGGCTGCCTACCTTGAAGCAAGGAGCCCAGCGGTGCAGGCCCTCATCATAGGATTAACTAATTGGCCCTGGGTTGCTAGGTCGGTTAGAGCTCAGACCCTCTCACTAAAGAATAGAGAGTTCGTTAACCTCGCCAGAATAGTTGGGCTCAGCGATCTCAGAATTATATTTGAGGAAATAATGCCCAACATGGTGTCATATATATTCATGGTTGGAATCCTTCAAATCAGCGGTGCTATTCTCGCGTCAGCAACATTAGACTTCATAGGGCTGGGACCAACGACGATGATATCACTAGGAACGATACTTCAGAAAGCTATAATGCACAATGCGCTTCAGTTCGGCTGGTGGTGGTGGTTTATCCCACCAGGGCTGATAATCACCCTGATAATTACGGCATTGTTCTTCATAAACCTGGGTATGGAAGAAGTTTTCAACCCGAGACTTAGGAGGGAGTGA
- a CDS encoding ABC transporter ATP-binding protein, producing the protein MVMLKVEGLKIYYATPVGYVKAVDDVSFEVKEGEVFGIAGESGCGKSTLVHSLILRKPPMKHMGGKALFKGRDLMKLSREEARKIQYTQLSIIPQYAMNALNPTKKIKDIVWDLAREHGYEDREEVEKLLRERLAMVKLSPKVADMYPVELSGGMRQRATMVVSTLLNPDLLIADEITSALDVTTQRVVIELLHHFMEEGIVKSIIFVTHDLALLKQIADTVMVMYAGKVVEIGPMEDVINDPAHPYTQMLLNSLPRMGVHYKRQKLHGISGYPISLLNPPKGCRFYTRCPYAMDICPEVEPRMVEVNRNHFAACHMLGGE; encoded by the coding sequence ATGGTTATGCTTAAAGTTGAGGGTCTCAAAATTTATTACGCTACTCCCGTGGGTTATGTGAAGGCTGTTGACGATGTAAGCTTTGAAGTAAAAGAGGGGGAAGTCTTTGGAATTGCTGGAGAGAGTGGGTGTGGTAAGTCAACCCTCGTCCACTCCCTAATCCTCAGAAAACCCCCAATGAAGCACATGGGTGGCAAGGCACTCTTCAAAGGGAGGGATTTGATGAAACTCAGTAGGGAAGAGGCTAGGAAAATCCAATACACCCAACTCTCAATAATCCCCCAATACGCAATGAACGCACTAAACCCAACAAAGAAGATTAAGGACATAGTCTGGGACTTGGCAAGAGAACACGGTTACGAGGATAGGGAAGAAGTCGAAAAACTCCTAAGAGAGAGGCTCGCAATGGTCAAGCTGAGTCCAAAAGTTGCTGACATGTATCCTGTGGAATTAAGTGGTGGCATGAGGCAGAGGGCCACAATGGTAGTCTCAACTCTCCTCAACCCAGACCTCCTCATTGCTGATGAAATCACCTCAGCCCTCGACGTGACTACCCAGAGGGTTGTTATTGAACTACTCCACCACTTCATGGAAGAGGGTATCGTCAAGTCGATAATCTTCGTGACTCATGACTTGGCATTGCTTAAGCAGATTGCTGACACGGTAATGGTCATGTATGCGGGGAAGGTTGTGGAAATTGGCCCAATGGAGGATGTCATTAACGACCCAGCCCACCCGTACACGCAAATGCTCTTGAACTCCCTCCCGAGAATGGGCGTGCATTATAAGAGGCAGAAGCTTCACGGGATTTCTGGTTATCCAATCAGCCTCCTCAATCCGCCCAAGGGTTGTCGCTTCTACACTCGTTGTCCTTATGCAATGGATATCTGCCCAGAAGTTGAGCCTAGGATGGTTGAGGTTAATAGGAATCACTTCGCGGCTTGTCATATGCTTGGGGGTGAGTGA
- a CDS encoding ABC transporter ATP-binding protein: MPGGELLKVEHLTKVFTSGLIGGFEIRAVDDVSFTVNEGEIVSLVGESGSGKTTVGKLILRLLTPTSGRILFKGEDIMEFKKDRLKNYYYRQVQAVFQDPFASFNPLHKIDRAFDLVFRTFLKDVSEEERGELVEKALESVGLNPREVLGKFPHQLSGGQLQRVLIARALLVKPSLLIADEAVSMLDASTRIDILNLLGEFRDKYGTSVIFVTHDLALGYYISDKTIIMYRGTIVEWGDTEKVFRNPLHPYTQMLLESVPDLNVKWEFKGIEPEREEGRVYGITGCRYAPRCERAMDKCWKVRPPLIEVEKDHWVACWLYSKA, translated from the coding sequence ATGCCTGGAGGGGAGTTGCTTAAGGTTGAGCATCTTACGAAGGTATTCACCTCGGGATTGATTGGGGGGTTTGAAATTAGGGCTGTTGATGATGTTAGCTTCACAGTGAATGAGGGTGAGATTGTCTCGTTGGTTGGGGAGAGTGGTAGTGGTAAGACTACTGTTGGGAAGTTGATTCTTAGGCTTTTGACGCCGACTTCGGGGAGGATTCTCTTCAAGGGAGAAGACATCATGGAATTCAAGAAGGATAGGTTGAAGAATTATTATTATAGGCAGGTTCAGGCAGTGTTCCAGGATCCTTTTGCTTCTTTCAATCCGCTTCACAAGATTGATAGGGCTTTTGATCTGGTCTTCAGGACGTTCCTTAAGGATGTTTCGGAAGAGGAGAGGGGGGAGCTAGTGGAGAAAGCCTTGGAGAGTGTTGGTTTGAATCCTAGGGAGGTTCTTGGGAAGTTTCCTCATCAGTTGTCTGGGGGGCAGTTGCAGAGGGTTTTGATTGCTAGGGCTCTCTTAGTTAAGCCCTCCTTGTTGATTGCTGATGAGGCTGTGTCAATGCTTGATGCATCGACTAGGATTGATATTCTTAACCTTCTGGGAGAGTTTAGGGACAAGTATGGGACTTCAGTTATTTTCGTGACTCATGATTTGGCCCTCGGGTACTACATTAGTGATAAGACAATAATAATGTATAGGGGAACCATTGTTGAGTGGGGTGATACTGAAAAGGTGTTCCGTAATCCTCTCCATCCTTATACTCAGATGTTGCTTGAGAGTGTCCCCGATCTCAATGTAAAATGGGAGTTTAAGGGCATTGAGCCTGAGAGGGAGGAGGGGAGGGTTTATGGGATTACTGGATGTAGGTACGCGCCAAGATGTGAAAGAGCAATGGATAAGTGTTGGAAGGTTAGGCCACCATTGATTGAGGTTGAAAAAGATCACTGGGTAGCATGCTGGCTCTATTCCAAAGCTTAA
- the glmD gene encoding glucosamine-6-phosphate deaminase — protein sequence MHATLNEIRRTPEGILKAQEAFEKVKDVKLPRKILYTGCGSSHFLSQLLAMATNKLGGRGFALPCSELMYARDYYPIEQPGLLVAISRSGETTEVLKAMDMLDVRKMGITAYESSLSKKADYALVVETPEDSVVMTHSFQAFYFAYIQLLRKSYDLETFNAEHVSELTKDVLGNESYIRDIIEEFEFSNVIFLGSGILYPVALEAMLKMKEMAIFWSEAYPMFEVRHGFKSIADSNSLVVMFVPSPFDWHEKLVKEFQGQGAKVFVIGKEELGADYFIKLLEVDELLQPVIVLPLIQLLAYYKAVKRGMNPDNPRFLDKVVRW from the coding sequence ATGCACGCAACGTTAAATGAGATTAGGAGAACTCCCGAAGGAATATTAAAGGCTCAGGAAGCATTTGAAAAAGTGAAAGATGTAAAGCTCCCAAGGAAGATCTTGTATACAGGTTGTGGATCTTCTCACTTCCTTTCTCAATTATTGGCAATGGCCACGAACAAACTGGGAGGAAGAGGGTTTGCCCTCCCCTGCTCTGAGCTGATGTATGCAAGGGACTATTATCCGATAGAGCAACCTGGACTTCTAGTTGCAATATCGAGATCCGGAGAAACAACCGAGGTTCTCAAGGCAATGGATATGCTCGATGTTAGAAAGATGGGTATAACTGCATATGAAAGCAGCCTCTCCAAGAAAGCTGACTATGCCTTGGTGGTTGAAACTCCTGAGGACAGCGTTGTAATGACTCATTCTTTCCAGGCGTTTTATTTTGCCTACATACAGCTCCTTCGAAAGTCCTATGATCTTGAGACCTTTAATGCAGAGCATGTTTCAGAATTAACGAAGGATGTTCTTGGGAATGAAAGCTATATCAGAGACATCATCGAGGAGTTTGAATTTTCGAATGTAATATTCCTTGGCTCCGGAATTTTATATCCAGTAGCATTAGAAGCGATGCTGAAGATGAAAGAGATGGCCATTTTCTGGAGCGAGGCTTATCCGATGTTCGAAGTTAGGCACGGATTCAAGTCAATAGCAGATTCAAACTCACTTGTTGTGATGTTTGTTCCCTCTCCATTTGACTGGCACGAAAAACTTGTTAAGGAATTTCAGGGCCAGGGTGCTAAGGTATTCGTGATTGGGAAGGAGGAGCTTGGGGCAGATTATTTCATAAAGTTGCTAGAAGTTGATGAACTGTTGCAACCGGTGATAGTGCTCCCTCTAATTCAGCTCTTGGCATACTATAAGGCGGTAAAGAGGGGAATGAATCCAGACAATCCTAGATTCTTGGACAAAGTGGTTAGGTGGTGA